The Rhea pennata isolate bPtePen1 chromosome Z, bPtePen1.pri, whole genome shotgun sequence genome includes a region encoding these proteins:
- the PIGG gene encoding GPI ethanolamine phosphate transferase 2 isoform X4, whose amino-acid sequence MRLRSGVFASSCLLVEVLGVALFLRGFFPLPVRSLPRSEARRDPPAEPAPPGSGMVSNWTKIPPPLFKKVVIVLIDALRDDFVFGSKGKQFMPYTTQVIEKGTSYSFIAEAKPPTVTMPRIKALMTGSIPGFIDVVVNLNSPALLDDNLIWQAKTAGKRIIFYGDDTWVKLFPKHFVEYDGTTSFFVSDFTEVDDNVTRHLDRVLKREDWDILILHYLGLDHIGHMTGPNSQLVGPKLHEMDNILKKIHISLLSKEGEASLPNLLVVCGDHGMSETGSHGGSSEGEVHTPLLFISSAFEKRSGPLIQPKVVQQIDLASTLAVGLGLPISRNSVGNLILPVVGGKTMREQLRFLHLNGFQLSRLLQENTPAYEKGGTRGQLK is encoded by the exons atGCGGCTGCGATCGGGGGTCTTcgcctcctcctgcctcctcgTGGAGGTCCTGGGGGTGGCCCTATTCCTCCGCGGCTTCTTCCCGCTGCCCGTCAGGTCCCTGCCCCGCAGTGAGGCCCGCCGGGACCCACCCGCCGAACCGGCGCCGCCCGGCTCAG GAATGGTTTCTAACTGGACCAAAATTCCACCACCACTTTTCAAAAAAGTTGTCATTGTGCTGATAGATGCTTTGAGAGATGACTTTGTGTTTGGATCCAAAGGTAAACAATTTATGCCCTATACTACACAAGTTATTGAAAAAGGGACATCCTACAGCTTCATTGCTGAAGCGAAGCCACCCACTGTGACTATGCCTCGAATTAAG GCTTTGATGACTGGTAGCATACCTGGTTTCATCGATGTTGTTGTGAACCTCAATTCTCCCGCTCTTTTGGATGACAATCTGATATGGCAGGCAAAAACAGCTGggaaaagaataatattttacgGTGATGATACTTGGGTTAAATTGTTTCCAAAGCATTTTGTGGAATATGATGGAacaacatctttttttgtgtCAGATTTTACAGAG GTTGATGATAATGTTACCAGGCACTTGGACAGAGTGTTAAAGAGAGAAGACTGGGATATCCTAATACTACATTACCTAGGACTGGACCATATTGGTCATATGACTGGACCAAACAGCCAGTTAGTGGGACCAAAGCTTCATGAAATGGATAATATCCTCAAGAAGATTCATatctctcttctttcaaag GAAGGGGAGGCTTCTCTGCCCAACTTGCTAGTCGTTTGTGGGGATCATGGGATGTCTGAAACAGGTAGTCACGGTGGTTCTTCAGAAGGAGAAGTGCACACACCACTGCTATTTATCAgctctgcttttgaaaagagaagtg GTCCTCTAATCCAACCCAAAGTTGTACAGCAGATTGATTTAGCTAGCACGCTAGCAGTTGGTCTTGGTCTGCCAATTTCAAGAAACAGTGTTGGGAACCTTATACTGCCAGTTGTGGGAGGCAAGACAATGAGAGAACAACTACGCTTCTTGCACTTAAATGGGTTCCAACTTAGCAGACTACTGCAAGAGAATACACCTGCATATGAAAAAG gTGGAACTAGAGGTCAACTGAAATGA